The Passer domesticus isolate bPasDom1 chromosome 28, bPasDom1.hap1, whole genome shotgun sequence nucleotide sequence TTTATTTATGGAAAATCAGCTTTACTGATGGATTTGGGGGTGAAAAATGCCCCCTAAGGAAAGCTGTGAATCCTTGCAGGTTTGGGGTCGCAGAAATCACTCACTCTGCTTTCCtcctgcagggccagccctgagcccagtgGGCAAGGAGAAGTGACCTGGAATTGTCACAGAAGTGACCTGGAAGTGCCACCAGTGAGCTCACCTGGGCAAGGAGAGCTCACCTGGAATTGCCACCAGGAGAAGTGACCTGGAATTGTCACCCCTGAGCCCAGTGGGCAAGGACTCACCTGGAACTGTCACAGGAAGTGACCTGGAATTGTCACCACTGAACCCTCTGGGCAAGCACAACTCACCTAGAATTGCCACAAGGAGAACTGACCTGGAATTGCCACCACTGATCCCACCTGGACAAGAACTGACCTGGAATTGCCACCAGTTGAGCCCCTCTGGGCAAGGAGAACTGATCTAGAAGTGCCACCACTGATCCCTCTGGTCAAGAACTGACTGGAATTAgcaccactgagcccagctgggcaaggAGAATTCACCTGGAATTGCCACCAGTGAACCCATCTGGGCAAGGAGAAGTGACCTGGAATTGTCACAGGAAGTGACTTGGAAGTGCCACCAGGAGATCTCACCTGGAATTGCCACCACTGAGCCCACACGGGGAAGGAGAACTGACCTGGAAGTGACACCATTGAACCCATCTGGGCAAGGAAAACTGATCTAGAAGTGCCACCACTGATCCCTCTGGTCAAGAACTGACTGGAATTAgcaccactgagcccagctgggcaaggAGAACTGACCTGGAATTGGAACAAATGAAGACATCTGGGCAGGAACTCACCTGGAAGTGCTACAAGGAGAACTCACTTGGAATTGCCACCACTGAACCCATCTGGGACAGGAGAACTGACCTGGAATTGCCACCAGTGAGCCTTGTGGCCAAGAACTGACCTGGAAGTGCCACCAGTGAGCCCTGAGGGCAAGCAGCACTCACCTGAAGTGTCACCAGTGATCCCCTCTGACCCAGAACTGACCTGGAAGTGTCACCAGTGATCCCCTCTGACCCAGCACTCACCTGAAGTGCCCCAGGGACCCCTGGGCACAAGCAGCACTCACCTGCAGTgccccagggagccctgggcaCCAGCAGCACTCACCTGAAGTGCCCCAGTGACCCCTCTGACCCAGCACTCACCTGCAGTGCCCCAGGGACCCCTGGGCACCAGCAGCACTCACCTGCAGTGCCCCAGGGACCCCTGGGCACCAGCACACTCACCTGCAGACCAGGTAGCCAGTCCTGTTCAGGCCATGTGTGCAGTGCACCCCGATGAGTTTATCTGCAACACACACAGGGCACCCCGAgctgcctcccctgccccacaaggAGCCCCTCTGCCCCACCCCCACAGCTCCAATTAGCGCTCGGCTCGTTAATTGTGGCTCATCTGCTCAGTGCCACGGCTCAAGCCCAATTAACAGcaccctgcagtgctctgggcACCAGCCAGGGGAGctcaaaaccccccaaaatccaggtgagctctgcctccctccctgcccagatGGGAGCCAGGGGCCATTCCCTGCCCAGGAAAATCCAACTGAAATCCAATTTATTGCCTGGGTGTTCCCAGGCCAAGGGCAGGGAAGGAAatccctgctgggcaggggggagCCCGGGCTCACCGTTGTCTCTGTTGGCCACCAGGAAGTTTCTCACCAGGTAACTGAACCTCTGGAAGGTTTTTGTGCTGGGGATCTCGTGGCCCATGGTCAGGATCTTGGAGTAGCACAGCGtggggggcagctcctgggggacaAGGCAGCAATTGCCAGGAAAAGCACCAAAATCCTGATTAATTACACAATCACAAAgtaataaagcagaaaaaaccaGTTTTCCTCACACAAAAATTCTTATTAATTACAAAATCACAAagtaataaagcaaaaaaaaccagttTTCCTCACACAAAAATTCTTATTAGTTAAGGAATCACAGGTAATAAActagaaaaagagaaattttccTCACACAAAAATTCTTATTAATTAAACAATCACAGGTAGTAAACCACAAAAGATCAGCTTTCCTCACACAAAACCTCTTATTAATTAAAGAATCAGAGgtaataaaatagaaaaagagaaatttttctCACACAAAAACTCTTATTAATTACAAAATCACAAAgtaataaagcagaaaaaaccaGTTTTTGTCACACAAAAATTCCTATTAATTAAAGAATCACAGGTAGTAAACCAGAAGAGATCAGTTCTCCTCACACAAAAATTCTTATTAATTAAAGAATCACAGGTAATAAActagaaaaagagaaatttttctCACACAAAAATTCCTATTAATTACACAATCACAGGtaataaacaaagaaaagatGAGTTTTCCTCACACAAAAACTCTTATTAATTACAAAATCACAAAgcaataaagcagaaaaaacctGTTTTTGTCACACAAAAATTCTTATTAATTAAAGAATCACAGGTAGTAAACCGAAGATAAATTTTCTCACCAAACCCTAAAGAGCAGCTACACAGTTTTAGGTAAGAAAAGTTCTGTTTATAAAACTCAGTTTACATAACAATCTGGCTTTTTAACAATCTGCTTTTGTGAAAAAACAGGCTAAacctgcaaaaataaaaaatccgtCCTGTGAAGAGCCCATAAACAAAAagtatatattaaaaattatataaatatatttatttacatatgtaaatatattttaatataaaaaattataaacgtacccaaaacaaaacaatttgaCATGAGCCATCACCAACCAATCAAAATTCAATTTACTAACCTATCAAATTCAAATTAAagtcaataaagaaaaaataaataaaataaaaatatatatacctaaataaaataaatatatctaaTTATAAATATACctaataaatatatacatacctaataaatatatatacctAATAAACATATACATAcctaataaatatatatatacctaataaatatatacataccTAATAAATATACCTAATTATAAATATACATAATTATAAATATatctaataaatatttatatatctaATTACAAATATAcctaatttctttaaaaaaaaaatcaatttaataGACATGGACAGCAGCCATCACCAACCACATTACAATGATTCACCAACCTATAAAATTCCAGTACAGCACCTTCCAATaccatataaaaatattaaaaaaaaaaatacagaaaatataaaatctaCCATAAAGATTCAGCTATtctactcaaaaaaaaaacagtctGTCTGATTTCTAACTCTAATAAAAAATCAGACTAACAGCCAGGGTGTTGTTTTTGAGGAGAATTGCCCAGTTTTGAGCTCTTCCTTTAGGAGACCCCACGAACCCCACCTGAACATCACCCCCAAATTTGGGCTGGATGAGAGAATTTGGAGGTTGCAGAATTGATCAGAAGCACCCCCCTGGCCTGCAaggctccagctcagcccctggcagaggattccagccctgcccctctccagggaGGTGTTTTTGGGGAGAATTCCCCACTTTTGGGCACTGACCTCGGGGCCGTAGTAGCGCGTGGTGCAGGTGAGGTCGATgatcagccccagctcctcctgcctctcctgcacCCTCCTGATCAGGTCGTGAGGGGAAAACCTCTCCCTTGGCCGAAGGTTCTGCTCAAAGCACTGCGGGAAACGAGGGGTAAAatctggggctgggcagagcctcctgctccggagagcagagacagcagccaggcaaaaaaccagaaaatcacATTTTGGTCGCTCAAttctgggatggtttgggtgaAAATGGCATCAAAATCACCCAGGTCACTGATTTTTTTGATTAAAATCACCCAgttcatggatttttttttattaaaaccaCCCagttcatgggtttttttgattAAAATCACCCAGTTCATGGATTTTTTTGATTAAAATCACCCagttcatgggtttttttaattaaaatcacCCAGTTCATGGATTTTTTTGATTAAAATCACCCAGTTCATGGATTTTTTTGATTAAAATCACCCAGTTCAtggattttttaattaaaatcacccagttcatggatttttttaattaaaatcacccacttcatggattttttttttattaaaatcacCCAGTTCATGGATTTTTTGATTAAAATCACCCAGTTCATGGATTTTTTTGATTAAAATCACCCAGTTCATGGATTTTTTTGATTAAAATCACCCAGTTCATGGATTTTTTGATTAAAATCACCCAGTTCATGGATTTTTTGATTAAAATCACCCAGTTCATGGATTTTTTTGATTAAAATCACCCAGTTCacggattttttttattaaaatcacCCAGTTCATggatttttcaattaaaatcaCCCAGTTCATGGATTTTTTGATTAAAATCACTCAGTTCATGGATTTTTTGATTAAAATCACCCAGTTCATGGATTTGCTCGGGGCCTCAGAgccttggggctgctcagcagggagctgccaggggcGAGTGACAATTTTCACAGTGACAAactcacagcagctctgctgtgggaatCCAGCCCAAACACACAAATGCCTGCCCTTcccaggaagaaattcctcctggagctgatttttcttctcttttccctgtcccaaccctccctgggcagctccatcccctccctgcccttcccagaaagaaattcctcctggagctgatttttcttctcttatcCTTGTCCCAAAcctccctgcctttcccaggaAGAAATTTTCCCCGATTTCCATCCTGGAgctgatttttcttctcctctccttctcccaaccctccctgggcagctccatcccctctgTGCCCTTCCCAGGAAAAGATTTCCCCTGTcccaaccctccctgggcagctccaacCCCCCCTGCCCTTcctaggaagaaattcctcctgatatTCATTCTGGAGTtgatttttctcctcctctccacagTCCCAAACCTCCCTGTCGTTCCCACAAAGAAATTTCCTcctgatttttcttctcttgtccctgttccagccctccctgggcagctccatcccctccctgctcttctcacgaagaaattttccctgatttttctcctcctgtccccgttccatcccctccctgcccttcccagcaggaatcCCCCCCAGTTCCTCTCCCCCTGCCAGGCCCAGCTCAGCATTTTGGGGTCAGCAATCCCCCAGGAACCCCCCCCTCACCTTCTTGAGGGGCACCTTGAAGGCCACGAAGCGCGTGCCCGGCATCCTGCGGCCCAGCGGGGTGTAGGCTGTCCACCTGAGCcggggggggtcaggggggcagggacccccagcctCCCCCCGCTGTGAGACCCTCACAATCCCCACGGCCAGggaaccccaaattcccagcccaggggccccaaaatcccagccctgggacccccaaattcCAGTGCTGGGGACCCTCAaactctgccagcccagggatcccccaaatcccagcccagggacccccaaatccccccagccctggggaccctCAAACTCTAGCCAGCCCatggacccccaaaatcccagtcctggaacccccaaatcccagcccagggacccccaaaaatttcagcccagggacccccaaaatcccagcccagggacccccaaatccccccagtcCTGAGGACCCTCAActtctgccagccctgggacccccaaatcccagcccagggatccccaaaatcctcccagtCCTgggaacccccaaaaccccagtgCTGGGGACCCCTCAaactcccccagcccagggagccccaaattcccagccctgggacccccaaattcCAGTGCTGGGGACCCTCAAactctgctggcccagggacccccaaatccccccagccctggggaccctCAAACTCTAGCCAGCCCatggacccccaaaatcccagtcctggaacccccaaatcccagcccagggacccccccaaatttcaGCCTAGGGACCCCCAAATTCCAGTGCTGGGGACCCTCAAACTCTAGCAAGCCcagagacccccaaatccccccagtgTTGGAGACCCTTTAAaactctgccagcccagggacccccaaattcCAGTGCTGGGGACCCCTCAAactctgctggcccagggaccccaaaatccccccagccctgaggaccCTCAAGCCCACCCCAGCCTGGGAAGCACGGCCCGGCTCTGGGGACCCTCAAACCTCCCCCGggcccgggacccccaaatcccccctggcTCGGGGACCCTCAACTCCCACCCGGGTCAGAGACCCTCAAGTGCCTCCAGGGGCCGGGGACCCTCAAACCTTGTGGTCCCAGAGCCCCTCACCCCCTGTATCCCCTCAcgccctgtgtcccctcagccccgcccgGGCCGCGCTCACCGCTCCGGGACGCGGCAGGCCCCTCTGCGCGCCATGATGGTGACGCCGTCGCGCCCGCGCGTGACGTCACTTCCGCGCCCGCCGCGCGAGGCGGAGGAAGGACAAGAGCCACGCCCCCCCAAGGTGAGGCCACGCCCATCGCGGGGAGGTCACGCCCATCGCGGGGAGGCCACGCCCCCCGGGTGGCGCCCTGGGGCGCGCGCGCCGCGCAGCGGTCACGGGAGGTACTGCAGGCACCGGAGCGGGACAGAACCGGGACCGGACCGGGACAGAACCGAGATAGAACCGGGATAGAACAGGGACCGGACCGGGATAGAACAGGGACAGAACAGGGACAGAACCAGGACAGGACCGGGACAGAACAGGGACAGAGCCGGGACAGAACAGGGACAGAACCGGGATAGAACAGGGACCGGACCGGGATAGAGCCGGGACAGAACAGGGATAGAACCGGGATAGAACAGGGACAGAACCAGGACAGGACCGGGACAGAACAGGGACAGAACCGGGATAGAGCCGGGACAGAACTGGGACAGAACCGGGACAGAACTGGGATAGAACAGGGACCGGACCGGGATAGAGCCGGGACAGAACAGGGATAGAACTGGAACAGAACCGGGATAGAACCGGGACAGAGCTGGGATAGAACCGGGACAGAACCGGGATAGAACCGGGACAGaacagggacagagctgggacagaactGGGACAGAACTGGGATAGAACTGGGACAGAACAAGCACTGAACCAGGACCAAACCGGGGCCACTGAGCCGGGACAGAACCAGTGGGAAATCATGGTGGGAGTGGGGAATGATGGTGGGGATGGGAAATCTCATTGTGGACATGGAAGTCAAATGGGAACGGGGATGGGAATTCCTTACGGGGATGGGAAATGATTGTGGGGATGGGAAATGAGTGTGGGATGGGAAATCATCATCATGGACATGGAAGtcagggtgggatgggaaaTCCTTGTGGGGATGGGAAATGATCGGGGGATGGGGAATCCTCGTGGGGATGGAGAATGATTGTGGGATAGGAAATCCTCATGGACATGGAAGTCAAGTGGGAACGGGGATGGGAAACCCTCGTGGGGTTGGGAAATCCAGGCTGGGCTTAGGAAATCACGGTGGGAACGGGAAATGGAGGCTGTGGTTGGGAAATCCCGGTGGGAAATCATCCctgccatccccatccctgcccagcaccagcGTGCCCATCCGGGACTCCTTGCTGGGCACACAAAAACCTGAAAACCCCAGGAATTCCTGACCCAGCACGGCACAAACCAAGGCGAGGCAAGATTTTCCCGTCCCCAACACCCCAAGCGGGTGGTGGGGATAAACCTGGAACAAATCTGGGATAAAGAGGGGAGGGCAAGGCCCGGATTAGCATCGCCGCCGGGGCGCCGGGGACGGGCCGGTCGGACCCGCCGCGCCGAGCGGGGCCGCGGCTCTCGGGGTGCCCCGCGGCCGTCTGGGCACCGCGGGGCCGCTCCCCAGCTCCCGGAGATCCGGTTGGACCTCctgagctcccagcccagcctgtaATTAGCGCCCGAGGAGGATCCGGGCCCTGGGAAGGAGCCGCGGCACCTCGGGGTGCGGGGCGGGCGCTGGCCGAGGCTGCAGAACTCCTCTCACACCCGGCTGGGGCTCAGCGCCCCCCTCCACGTGCCCCTCCTGGATTTGTCTCCCTGTTGCCCCCCCAGCTCTCAGGATGTTTTCCCAAAGGGTGGTTCTGACCCCTGGGCGCCCCATCCACACACCAGCATCCCCCACAAGGCCGTTCCCACCCCGCAaagatcccaaatccctcctTCCAATCTCTCTGCGGCGTCATCCACCACAGGGGGTTCAGCGCCCCcaatccccctccccaaaaccccggGGGAGGCTTTGCCACGACTTTGGGGACCGGCCTGGACGGCGGGGACCCCGCGGCGGTGACTCAGGGGTGCCGGGGCTTGCGAAACAGGCCCGGGATGGTTTGGGAGCCGCCTCCACGCAGCCGCCCCGGCGAGCCCGTGGGGGGAACAAGCCACGGCAGCGTCTGGGCTCCGCTGACCCGTCAGGCAGGTTTCCCCGAGCAGCAGCCcagccgcggcggggccggccaTGCCCCTGTGCCCGCGCCGCGCAGGCTGACGGAGCCCCTCCGTCCCCTCGCGGAGCCATGCGGgcgccagggctgctgctggcctgggcGCTGCTGCTGCGTGGGGCTGGcggccagcagtgccaggcgggcagcgccggggccgtGCTGCGCTTCACCGACAGGCACGCCGAGATCCGCGTGCCGGCGCTGCACCGCGTGCCCAGCTCGCTGGACCCCCTCTACGGCCTCGTCCGGCGCTGCCTGGACCTCATCCAGCAGAACCCGCTGCCCACAGGTGAGCCCCGAGCCGCGGGGAAGGGCTTTGGGGTCGTCAGATGCAGTGGGTTTGCAAAGGAATtagattaattattttatttttttgtcgcTCTAAGTTACAGATGAATAATGAATGGCAGAGGGATTCACcccaaaataaatgtttgttaTGAATATCCCCATTCCTGGCCTGGGATGTGGATGGATTAAAAATGGGAGGATCTTTGAGTTAATGGCAAATCCCCCACAAATAATCCAGAAAAATTGTCCTGAACCAAATGCAGGGCACTCTGTTTACTGGGGGGAAAAATACAAAGTGAGGATGAGCTGGATGATGATTCCTCACCTCAGGCAGAGCAACCCCACTGCTGCCAGGACCTCGGGCGTTCTGCTGGCTGAGATCCCCGtgtcccagagcagcccaggggtCCCCAGGGGCTCACAAGAGGGTCCTGCCCCTGTCCTGGGATGGCCCCAGGGGTTCAGAAGAGGGTCCTGCCCCTGTCCTGGGATGGCCCCAGGGGTTCAGAAGAGGGTCCTGCCCCTGTCCcggtgctgctgccccaggaaggttggggatgcacagggtggggcctcctctgcctgtgccaTGATTTATTTTTcgcagagctgctcaggacaGCCCTGAACGACCCCGGCTCGGTGCGGACGTCGCAGGTGAGCCGGGCCGTGGGGCAGGGGATGCCATGGGGGTGTTTTCcgcctggcacagggcacccGCAGCACCCCTGGCTCGGTGCAGAGGTGCCAACAGGGCTCTCCCGTGGCGCAGGTGGTGCAGTACGAGCTGGGCTATGTCGTCTGTGCCGCCGTGGCTCTGCTCTTCACCGTGGCCATGCCCGTGGCCGGGATGTGCTTCTGCTACTGCCGCAGCCGGCGGCGCTGCGGGGGCCGCCTCCGCGCCCACCGGCGCTCGCTGggctgccgccgccgctgcctgcTGGCCTGCCTGTCCTTCACCTCCCTCGTCATCCTGTGAGTCCCCCAAATCACCCCCCAAACCTCGAGGTGGGCGGGGGGgaccctgtgctgccaggcagggccgTCACCGCCTGCTCGTTGCCCGCAGGGTCAGCGTCACCTGTGCCTTTGTGACCAGCCAGCGGGTGAAGGGGCAGATGGAGCCGGGGCTGGGGGCCGTGCCCTCCACGCTGCGCACGCTGCGGCAGCACCTTGCCAACGTGCCCCAGGTGGGTCCCCGAGCGGCCTCGCCCCCAGCCGCGAGGGCATGGCCGCGTTTCCCTCGGGGGTGGCTtggcaggcaggaggagatgACGTGGCGGCGTTAAAAATGTGTTCCGAACGGCAACGCGGGGCTCCCTCCCCTCCCGGCGGCTGCTGCCCCCGGCTGACCCGCTCCTCTTTCCCGGCAGGGCGTGCAGATGGTGGTGGACAAGTTCGAGGTGCCCCGAAAGCAGATCATCTCCGACCTGGGCGGTAAGCGCGGCGCTGGGCAGCACCCCGAGCTTCCCCCGGGGATGGACGCGGTGCTGACGGTGCCGCGGTGCCTtgcagggctcagcaggagCGTGGGGCTCTCCATCCACGCGCAGCTCAAGGCCATGACCTACGCGGCGCTGGCCGACCTGCAGGACAGGGCCGGAGGTAGGGCCGGAGCGCCGCTGTCGCCGGCACCGCCAGCGGGGCCGACGCCTCGCCGGGCCTCCGAGCGGAGCAGCGTGACCTAGCCCTGGGCTTTCTCTTTAAGACCTACAGACCTCGCTGCACCATTTACAGATCGTGCACAGGACGGCGCAGGCGCtggcggcggcgcgggccgAGCTGGAGCCGGCGCTGCGGGAGCGGAGGAGCCGCGTGCTCGCGCTCCTGGACGACCCGCGCTGCACCTCCTGCGCCAGCgtcctgggcagggcacagggcctGCAGCTGGGTGCTGACTACAGCAAGGTGGGCACGGGCTCCTGGTCCCCCTGGTCACCTCCCCACGCCGCTGCCCCGGGGCTCACGGGGTGCTTTCTCCACCCCAAGGTGCCGTCGGTGGAGAAGGTGTTGAAGGCGCTGGCCGGCCTGCCCCGAAGCGACTTTGCGGAGATGATTCGCCAGGTTGGGGGGTCGGGGTGAAGCGTGGGGGGTCCTGCACgtgcaggcagctccagctgagctgctcagcacCCCCTCTTTCCCTGCAGGGCAACGGCACCTTCAACTCCATCCCGGAGCTGGCCGTGGAGAGGATGGCGCAGGTCATCCAGGGTGAGCGGCGCTGCCACACCGAGTGGGGACATCCCCAAAATTTTGGGGACACGGGGCGGGGTGCAGGGACCATTCAGCCCTCCAACCCAGCCTTCCCCTGCAGATCTGCGGGCGGATCTGGCCCGCACGGCGGAGAAGGTGCAGTCCATTGCTGACAGCTTCCCCCTCCCCGACTACACGCGGCCGGCGAGCGAGGCGCTGCTGGAGGCGGAGCACCGGAGCCGGCCGTACCTGCGGGAGGCCGCGCGCTTCGAGCGCTACAGGTGGGCGCGGGGGCACGACGGGccgcaggggctgcagcacagcagggccccCAGCCCCACGTGCCTCGGCCCCGCGTCTCgaggctgtgccctgctgctcttccctccaGGTGGATCGCGGGCACGGTGCTGTGCTCCatcgtcctcctcatcctcgccTGCAACGTGGTGGGAATGGCTCTGGGGGCGTACGGCCTTTCCAAGCGGGAGGACCCCAGTGACTACGAGTGCCGGGGAGAAGCTGGCGCCAAGTTTCTCCTGGTGTAAGCGCCTCTCTGCGTGCTGGGGGGCTGCTCCATCTCacacaccccccaaaaaaaccaggCAAAGccatgggagggactgggagaggtCCCAGTGGAAAAACTTTTGAAGCCACCGCCTGCGCCGGCAGCTTTGGGAGaagctgctcctccctgggagctggcagctcccgcTGCCCGGCACGCCCCGCTGccggccctgcccagcccggcgTGCCCGGGCTCGGGAAGGAGCcgcggggctgcagctggacgGGCAGGTCCCTTCCTGCCCGCTCGGGGCTGCGAAGCCACCAGGGCGCCTCCTCTCCCTCTTGCAGCGGCGTGGGCTTGGCTTTCCTGTTCTCCTGGCTCCTCATCCTCCTGGTTTTCGCCACCTTCCTGGTCGGGGGAAACATCCAGACGCTGGTTTGCAGGAATTGGGTCAACCAGGAGATTTATAAGGTGGGTGGCCACACATCCACCCTGGAAACCTCTCCTTCCGTGCACCAGAACACCTCCAAAGGCTCTGTGCCCTCCCCCTACACCCGAGTGGAAAAGCCCCGTCCTAGACCAGAAGATTAAGTTTAGGATTAGCTCCTTGGATTTGCATCATCAGCTGGGAATCGCCTTTGTGCTGTTAATTCACCTCCTGATTGCTCCATGGGCACCCCTGGGGTGCTTGGGGTGGGCAGACGGGTgatggggctgggaaagggagtgGGGCCGTGGGGCTGGGGTCAGGACTGTTGCCATGGCCGTGCCACACACGGGCAGGCCCCTCCAAACACACCCGGTGAGGTTTCACAGTGGGGAATGTccaaataaacccaaaattaCTTCAGGCTGCCGTGAGCTCCCCCAGGATACCCCAGCGAGGGCAGAGCACCCCCAGAACCCCTGCTGGGAGCGGCCCTGCCTTACCCTGACCCTGTTTTTGCTCCTTTTGGCCCAGTTCATCGACACCCCCGGGAACCTCCCTCCATCCATGAACGTCACCCGCCAGCTCAACCTCCGCAGGGACTCCAACCTCAGCTCGGCGTACCGGTGAGCGCCGCGGGAGCCCCCAACCACCAGGGCGGCTTTGGGGTCACTCTGCCAACGCCCCTGTGCCTTGCAGGGAGTGCAAGAGCGGCGCGGGGCTCTGGGAGGTGCTGCAGCTCGACGGCTCCTACGACCTGGATGAGCACCTGAGAACCCCCCAGGTGAGGGCCGGCGAGGGCCGGAGCTGCTGGTGGCGGCAGGGGGGACGCTGGAGCTTTactggggttactgggagcCCGGCAGAACGCCTTGCCCGACCCTACAGTACACGGCTGACTTCCAAAAACGCCTGGGCGACTTCACGGCGGAGCTGGGGGACGTGCGGCTCCTGCGCAGCGAGGGCAGGCAGGACCTGGAGGCCTTCGCCCGCAGCGGGGTGGACGAGGTGGACTACGGGCGCTTCCAGGAGGAGGTGAGGGGTGCTCGCCATGAGCCGGACCCGCTGCAGGCCGTGGGGCTGCATTTTGGGCAGCCCCCGACTCCGTCTCCCCGCAGATGAAGAACCCTGTGGTGCAGACCAGCCTGCCCGGCTTGGCCAGGaacctggaggggctgcagaaGATGCAGGTGAGCGGTGGGGTGGGCACAGGGGGAGCCCTGGGTGGCCACGGGGCCGGGCTGAGCCCGCTGTGCCCGCAGAGGAACAGCACGGTGGCCGGGCGGCTGGCAGCGGAGGCGAGGGCGCTGTGGCACATGCAGAACTCCACGGTGCAGTCGCAGGAGGCTTTGGTGGTGAGTCCgtgctgggctggtggcagggtgTCCCTTTGAAGGGGACAACGAGGTTTCTGAACCTTTCtcacctccctgtcctgcaggcaAAGCTGGGGGAAAGCGTTCAGTTCCTCTCCCGCTTGGCGCCGCACCTCAAGGTACTCACATGTCTCTTCCTGCCCCAAAAAACTCGTGGTGCTCCATGGGTCCCATctgccaaaaacccccaaaacaacagcTGCAGGGTGATGGGAGAGCCAGGACAAATGGCAGCCAGAAGATTCAGTTTTCTTTAGGAATCAGATTTGCTGTCACAAAGCAGAAATCCCGCTGCAAAGGGGTTGTCCTGCTCAGGGCACATCCCCCTTTCCCTGGCACCCAGAGCCAatctggggctgctccctgcacccccCGGGCACCccccggcctctccgggccctAAGGgtgctgtgccctccctg carries:
- the PROM2 gene encoding prominin-2, whose amino-acid sequence is MRAPGLLLAWALLLRGAGGQQCQAGSAGAVLRFTDRHAEIRVPALHRVPSSLDPLYGLVRRCLDLIQQNPLPTELLRTALNDPGSVRTSQVVQYELGYVVCAAVALLFTVAMPVAGMCFCYCRSRRRCGGRLRAHRRSLGCRRRCLLACLSFTSLVILVSVTCAFVTSQRVKGQMEPGLGAVPSTLRTLRQHLANVPQGVQMVVDKFEVPRKQIISDLGGLSRSVGLSIHAQLKAMTYAALADLQDRAGDLQTSLHHLQIVHRTAQALAAARAELEPALRERRSRVLALLDDPRCTSCASVLGRAQGLQLGADYSKVPSVEKVLKALAGLPRSDFAEMIRQGNGTFNSIPELAVERMAQVIQDLRADLARTAEKVQSIADSFPLPDYTRPASEALLEAEHRSRPYLREAARFERYRWIAGTVLCSIVLLILACNVVGMALGAYGLSKREDPSDYECRGEAGAKFLLVGVGLAFLFSWLLILLVFATFLVGGNIQTLVCRNWVNQEIYKFIDTPGNLPPSMNVTRQLNLRRDSNLSSAYRECKSGAGLWEVLQLDGSYDLDEHLRTPQYTADFQKRLGDFTAELGDVRLLRSEGRQDLEAFARSGVDEVDYGRFQEEMKNPVVQTSLPGLARNLEGLQKMQRNSTVAGRLAAEARALWHMQNSTVQSQEALVAKLGESVQFLSRLAPHLKERVRRTLATTASVEARLPLQAQQILRQELGCFTRKELRYFTQYLNWVGQTLREDVASCQPLATALDNGRVILCDRIAEPWNAFWFSLGCCTFFLIPSIIFAVRLTKHFRPIRNRLISTGSEETCPFHIPRVTALKL